The proteins below come from a single Mucilaginibacter mali genomic window:
- a CDS encoding 5'-nucleotidase, lipoprotein e(P4) family, translating into MKIKYPIAALLLCFAINSFAQAPNLSTANAGKLWASLYQQRAAEYKALCFQAYNIARLRIDEAVKHKGTKPLAVVTDIDETLLDNSPEDARAAINNQEFDAKAWKKWTAQGIADTVPGAPSFFKYAAAKGVKVFYITNRDEDERAGTLKNLQLYHLPFADDAHLILKTTTSSKETRRQEVLKKYNIVLLCGDNLADFDALYDNHPSEENREATTQKLRKQFGTKYIVLPNPGYGDFEGALFKFNYKLTPAQKDSVIRANIKLAQ; encoded by the coding sequence ATGAAAATCAAGTACCCTATCGCGGCGTTATTGCTGTGCTTTGCTATTAATTCATTCGCGCAGGCGCCAAATTTATCCACAGCCAACGCCGGCAAACTATGGGCATCGCTCTACCAGCAGCGCGCCGCCGAGTATAAGGCGCTTTGCTTCCAGGCTTACAACATCGCCCGCCTGCGTATTGACGAGGCTGTAAAGCACAAAGGCACCAAGCCGCTGGCCGTTGTAACCGACATTGACGAAACCCTTTTAGATAATAGTCCCGAAGACGCCCGCGCTGCCATTAACAACCAGGAGTTTGATGCCAAAGCCTGGAAAAAATGGACCGCACAAGGCATTGCCGATACTGTACCCGGCGCACCATCTTTTTTTAAATATGCCGCAGCTAAAGGTGTAAAGGTATTCTACATCACCAACCGTGATGAGGACGAGCGGGCAGGCACGCTTAAAAACCTGCAATTATACCATCTCCCTTTTGCCGACGATGCGCACCTGATCCTGAAAACTACCACGTCCAGCAAGGAAACCCGCCGGCAGGAAGTATTAAAGAAATACAACATCGTATTGCTTTGCGGCGATAACCTGGCCGATTTTGATGCCCTGTATGATAACCATCCATCCGAAGAAAACCGCGAAGCCACCACGCAAAAGCTGAGGAAACAATTTGGCACTAAATACATCGTGCTGCCTAATCCAGGTTATGGCGATTTTGAAGGGGCTTTATTTAAGTTTAACTACAAGTTGACGCCGGCGCAAAAGGATTCGGTGATACGGGCGAATATAAAACTGGCGCAGTAA
- a CDS encoding UPF0175 family protein — MNINLPDGVKISEKDVLTAVATRLYDTGKLSIEQAANMAGYNLSAFIEELTAQSLKENSAVMYHY; from the coding sequence TTGAATATTAACTTACCGGATGGTGTAAAAATATCTGAAAAAGATGTTTTAACAGCTGTCGCCACCCGTCTTTACGACACCGGTAAACTAAGTATTGAACAGGCTGCAAACATGGCCGGCTACAACCTATCGGCCTTTATTGAAGAGCTTACCGCGCAAAGTTTAAAAGAAAACAGCGCAGTGATGTACCATTATTAA
- the msrA gene encoding peptide-methionine (S)-S-oxide reductase MsrA, translated as MNIQKATFGNGCFWCTEAIFQILKGVIKVRSGYTGGHTINPTYMEICNGDTGHAEVIDIEFDADAISYDELLLAFFKSHNPTTLNRQGNDVGTQYRSAIFYHSEEQKQQAEQMIKKLTDEKVFDRPIVTEVTPASEFYKAEDYHQNYYNDNTLKPYCMVVIQPKLNKFIKEFVEKIKPEVL; from the coding sequence ATGAATATTCAAAAAGCAACATTTGGTAACGGCTGCTTCTGGTGCACCGAAGCGATATTTCAAATACTTAAAGGCGTAATAAAGGTACGATCGGGTTATACAGGCGGGCATACCATTAACCCAACCTATATGGAAATTTGCAATGGCGATACCGGCCACGCCGAAGTTATTGACATTGAGTTTGATGCGGATGCGATCTCGTACGATGAATTGCTGCTGGCATTTTTTAAAAGCCACAACCCCACTACGCTTAACCGCCAGGGTAATGACGTAGGTACGCAATACCGCTCGGCCATATTTTATCATAGCGAAGAACAGAAGCAACAGGCCGAACAGATGATCAAAAAGCTAACCGATGAAAAGGTGTTTGACAGGCCCATTGTAACTGAAGTTACCCCGGCGTCTGAATTTTACAAAGCCGAAGATTATCACCAGAATTATTATAATGATAATACATTGAAACCATATTGCATGGTGGTGATACAGCCCAAGCTTAACAAATTTATTAAGGAATTTGTGGAAAAAATTAAGCCAGAAGTATTGTAA